The Cellulomonas sp. S1-8 genome has a window encoding:
- a CDS encoding HlyD family efflux transporter periplasmic adaptor subunit — MTWASRIRLLAGTILVLVVAALATFHLNDTRGRATSDSAQILAQTYAVGTPYSGLVADQLVDVGDVVVEGEPLFVIDSAGLTYDLANGLVSEPPEFTTVDDQGRLVVLASGAGRLTQVAAERGTFVPGSATLATVQRVGTLYVQAEYTLTAKEYARVADGADVTITLPNDAALSGTVERVEVTTVNGQAQAVVRIAGDSLVDGAANGLVSAGTPVVAQIALTNDGVVTTVAEKVRTYVAELLS; from the coding sequence ATGACCTGGGCCAGCCGCATCCGCCTGCTGGCGGGCACGATCCTCGTGCTCGTCGTCGCCGCCCTGGCGACCTTCCACCTCAACGACACCCGCGGTCGCGCCACCAGCGACTCCGCGCAGATCCTCGCCCAGACGTACGCCGTCGGGACCCCGTACTCGGGTCTGGTCGCCGACCAGCTCGTCGACGTGGGCGACGTCGTCGTCGAGGGCGAGCCGCTGTTCGTCATCGACTCCGCGGGACTGACCTACGACCTGGCGAACGGCCTGGTCTCGGAGCCGCCCGAGTTCACCACGGTCGACGACCAGGGCCGGCTGGTCGTCCTCGCGAGCGGCGCCGGGCGCCTCACGCAGGTCGCGGCCGAGCGGGGCACCTTCGTGCCCGGGTCCGCGACCCTGGCGACCGTGCAGCGCGTCGGGACCCTGTACGTCCAGGCCGAGTACACGCTGACGGCCAAGGAGTACGCGCGGGTGGCCGACGGCGCCGACGTCACGATCACGCTGCCCAACGACGCCGCCCTGTCCGGCACGGTCGAGCGCGTGGAGGTCACGACGGTCAACGGCCAGGCGCAGGCGGTGGTCCGCATCGCCGGTGACAGCCTCGTCGACGGGGCGGCCAACGGCCTGGTGTCCGCGGGGACCCCGGTGGTCGCGCAGATCGCCCTGACCAACGACGGCGTCGTGACGACCGTCGCCGAGAAGGTCCGGACGTACGTCGCGGAGCTGCTTTCGTGA
- a CDS encoding glycosyltransferase, whose product MATTLDRLILEPRQTDDTRSRPRSTRRTEGEASQSPSLMLLVLLAAAGILVYAAFLLNPANRGDWLPYALVITAETILVAHALLAMWTVLSSGSDPRGFAFHHAQERLYDLTEILRDGAEDEPWRWQMYLDDRPVTPDVFITTYGEDLGTIRRTVSAALRIQGRHQTWVLDDGRSDDVRDLAAELGARYVRRLSSGGAKAGNINHALTLASGEYFMVLDADFVPLPGFLHETVPFFAGQDVAFVQTPQTYGNYDNVISRGAGYMQAMFYQYVQPGRNRFNAAFCVGTNVIYRRQAIDSIGGIYTDSKSEDVWTSLMLHESGWRTVYIPMTLAIGDTPETVEAYTKQQLRWATGGFEIMLTHNPLSRKRTLTMDQRIAYLVTATHYLTGIAPLLLLLVPPLDIYFDLSPMDLTTTPLTWALYYSSFYVLQILLAFYTLGSFRWEVLLLASVSFPIYVRALINAVLRREQAWHVTGKKGAYRSPFAFMLPQVLVFQFLLVTTVVALWKTQTSGVVTLALAWNATNTLILGGFIITAWREGRRARTELRVQERAEVRARKRAEGSRQRAVADLEDDAAALALAPSGRATTSSSAPAHSAPAPAAPAPAAPAHSAYSARPDREVTS is encoded by the coding sequence GTGGCCACAACCCTTGACCGACTGATCCTCGAACCACGACAGACCGACGACACCCGCAGCAGGCCGCGCAGCACGCGCCGGACCGAGGGCGAGGCCTCGCAGAGCCCCTCGCTGATGCTGCTGGTGCTCCTCGCCGCAGCCGGCATCCTCGTGTACGCCGCCTTCCTGCTGAACCCCGCGAACCGCGGGGACTGGCTGCCGTACGCGCTGGTCATCACGGCCGAGACGATCCTGGTGGCGCACGCGCTGCTGGCGATGTGGACGGTGCTGTCGTCCGGGTCCGACCCCCGCGGCTTCGCGTTCCACCACGCCCAGGAGCGGCTGTACGACCTGACCGAGATCCTGCGCGACGGTGCCGAGGACGAGCCGTGGCGCTGGCAGATGTACCTCGACGACCGTCCCGTCACGCCCGACGTCTTCATCACGACGTACGGCGAGGACCTGGGGACGATCCGCCGCACGGTGAGCGCCGCGCTGCGGATCCAGGGCCGCCACCAGACCTGGGTGCTCGACGACGGCCGCTCGGACGACGTCCGCGACCTGGCCGCCGAGCTGGGCGCGCGCTACGTGCGCCGCCTGTCCAGCGGCGGCGCCAAGGCCGGCAACATCAACCACGCGCTGACGCTGGCCTCGGGCGAGTACTTCATGGTGCTCGACGCGGACTTCGTGCCGCTGCCCGGGTTCCTGCACGAGACCGTGCCGTTCTTCGCCGGGCAGGACGTCGCGTTCGTCCAGACGCCCCAGACGTACGGCAACTACGACAACGTCATCAGCCGCGGCGCGGGGTACATGCAGGCGATGTTCTACCAGTACGTGCAGCCGGGCCGGAACCGGTTCAACGCCGCGTTCTGCGTCGGCACGAACGTCATCTACCGTCGCCAGGCCATCGACTCGATCGGTGGGATCTACACGGACTCCAAGTCGGAGGACGTGTGGACGTCGCTGATGCTGCACGAGAGCGGCTGGCGCACCGTCTACATCCCGATGACGCTGGCGATCGGGGACACCCCCGAGACCGTCGAGGCGTACACCAAGCAGCAGCTGCGCTGGGCGACCGGTGGCTTCGAGATCATGCTCACCCACAACCCGCTCTCGCGGAAGCGCACGCTGACCATGGACCAGCGCATCGCGTACCTGGTGACGGCCACGCACTACCTCACGGGCATCGCCCCGCTGCTCCTGCTGCTGGTCCCGCCGCTGGACATCTACTTCGACCTCTCGCCGATGGACCTGACGACGACGCCGCTGACGTGGGCGCTGTACTACTCCAGCTTCTACGTCCTGCAGATCCTCCTGGCGTTCTACACGCTCGGGTCGTTCCGGTGGGAGGTGCTGCTGCTCGCGTCGGTGTCGTTCCCGATCTACGTGCGTGCGCTCATCAACGCGGTCCTGCGCCGCGAGCAGGCGTGGCACGTGACGGGGAAGAAGGGCGCGTACCGCTCGCCGTTCGCGTTCATGCTGCCGCAGGTGCTGGTCTTCCAGTTCCTGCTCGTGACCACCGTGGTCGCGCTGTGGAAGACGCAGACCTCGGGCGTCGTCACCCTGGCGCTCGCCTGGAACGCCACCAACACCCTGATCCTCGGCGGGTTCATCATCACCGCGTGGCGCGAGGGGCGCCGCGCGCGCACCGAGCTCCGGGTCCAGGAGCGGGCCGAGGTCCGCGCCCGCAAGCGGGCGGAGGGCAGCCGGCAGCGCGCCGTCGCCGACCTCGAGGACGACGCGGCGGCCCTCGCCCTCGCACCGTCCGGACGGGCCACCACCTCGTCGTCCGCGCCCGCGCACTCCGCACCCGCACCCGCCGCACCCGCACCCGCCGCACCCGCACACTCCGCCTACTCCGCACGCCCCGATCGGGAGGTGACCTCATGA
- a CDS encoding HlyD family efflux transporter periplasmic adaptor subunit, with translation MTWSSRIRLFAGTLVVLVVAALATLHLNDSRGLATSSSAQILAQTYAVGTPYAGLVADQLADVGDDVAEGDPLFVIDSASLTYDLANGLVSDPPEFTALDEQGRLVVLASGAGRLTEVAAERGTFVPPASTLATVQREGMLHVQGEYTLTAKEYARLPDGADVTITLPNESTLAGRVEQVEVTTVDGQAQAVVRISSTELVDGADNGLVSAGTPVVAQIALTNDGLVTNVAESVRSYVDGFGE, from the coding sequence ATGACGTGGTCCAGCCGCATCCGTCTCTTCGCGGGCACGCTCGTCGTGCTCGTCGTCGCCGCCCTGGCGACGCTCCACCTCAACGACTCGCGCGGTCTCGCGACCAGCAGCTCCGCGCAGATCCTCGCCCAGACGTACGCCGTCGGGACCCCCTACGCGGGCCTGGTCGCCGACCAGCTCGCCGACGTCGGCGACGACGTCGCCGAGGGCGACCCGCTGTTCGTGATCGACTCCGCGAGCCTCACCTACGACCTGGCCAACGGCCTGGTGTCCGACCCGCCGGAGTTCACGGCGCTCGACGAGCAGGGCCGGCTGGTCGTGCTCGCGAGCGGCGCCGGGCGCCTCACCGAGGTCGCGGCGGAGCGGGGCACCTTCGTCCCGCCGGCCTCGACCCTGGCGACCGTCCAGCGCGAGGGCATGCTGCACGTGCAGGGCGAGTACACGCTCACCGCCAAGGAGTACGCCCGTCTCCCGGACGGCGCGGACGTGACCATCACGCTGCCCAACGAGTCGACCCTCGCGGGTCGCGTCGAGCAGGTCGAGGTCACGACGGTCGACGGGCAGGCGCAGGCGGTGGTCCGCATCTCGAGCACCGAGCTGGTCGACGGCGCCGACAACGGCCTCGTCTCCGCCGGGACCCCGGTCGTCGCGCAGATCGCGCTGACGAACGACGGCCTCGTGACGAACGTCGCGGAGAGCGTCCGCAGCTACGTCGACGGGTTCGGCGAGTGA
- a CDS encoding glycosyl hydrolase, with protein sequence MTAATADQSRPRRTRLVLVLVAVAVLAAVVLLVVRPWAGDPVAPAAGAPGGGAPAAPVAGGPEDATPPDVDAAALTGALTQAPDAKIDPVRLADGVVPQSNRWYSGLLFGDELLPVFPLPQSFALTTSGFTIGLPDPVTSAKAVVGPHVPAVTVDVGAASAQVVAADPVAVTTRLLDASGATLGDVTVAAGSPFVSFTAATDVDVTTDGFTTLTDGVATTEVDGTTWGLATSAGTLEGGTLALPAGATAGWYALPDDASDDAAAVLAAAAVDPVVGVDVTYGVDADVARTTLTYRTAGSTPSAYVLMHHHTTGTQPEREGCGLGTYRSVHGTLELCAGSTLTSYAPTLQPTGALDLEGITPERSDAIVAQLEQDVADTEAFASDTYFGGKHLYRAATLVVLGEQLGADDVVADLRVRVADSLREWAEPEGCDARPARCFVYDEAARSVIGRTPSFGSEELNDHHFHYGYLLSAAGLLGAADADLVEDLRPVMDVLAADIAAAQPSDALPQLRTFDPYAGHAWASGTSPFADGNNQESASEAVNAWNGIGLWAQVSGQDDLLTQATWLASTEAASARDYWTDPDLEDPVMDGFEHRVVALNWGGKRDYATWFSAEPSAMLGILLIPMGPISDYLAVDVDAETILAAVEEASPGGPDVMFGDYLLMYRALAGPEEATAAWEDALALPDTSVDDGSSRAYLLAWLAAHGA encoded by the coding sequence GTGACGGCGGCGACGGCGGACCAGTCCCGTCCCCGCCGCACGCGCCTCGTGCTCGTGCTGGTGGCCGTCGCCGTGCTGGCCGCGGTCGTGCTGCTCGTCGTCCGCCCCTGGGCGGGCGACCCGGTCGCGCCGGCCGCGGGCGCCCCGGGCGGCGGTGCCCCGGCGGCCCCGGTCGCCGGCGGCCCCGAGGACGCCACGCCCCCGGACGTCGACGCGGCCGCGCTCACCGGCGCGCTCACGCAGGCGCCCGACGCGAAGATCGACCCGGTCCGCCTGGCCGACGGGGTCGTCCCGCAGTCGAACCGCTGGTACTCGGGCCTCCTCTTCGGTGACGAGCTGCTGCCGGTGTTCCCGTTGCCGCAGTCGTTCGCGCTCACCACCAGCGGGTTCACGATCGGTCTGCCGGACCCGGTGACGAGCGCCAAGGCCGTCGTCGGGCCGCACGTGCCGGCCGTGACGGTCGACGTGGGCGCCGCGTCCGCGCAGGTCGTCGCCGCCGACCCGGTCGCGGTGACCACGCGCCTGCTCGACGCGTCCGGCGCGACGCTCGGCGACGTCACGGTCGCGGCCGGCTCGCCGTTCGTGTCGTTCACCGCAGCGACCGACGTCGACGTCACGACCGACGGCTTCACCACGCTCACCGACGGCGTCGCGACCACCGAGGTCGACGGCACCACGTGGGGCCTCGCGACGTCCGCCGGCACGCTCGAGGGCGGCACGCTCGCGCTGCCCGCCGGTGCCACCGCCGGCTGGTACGCGCTGCCCGACGACGCGTCCGACGACGCCGCAGCGGTCCTCGCGGCCGCGGCCGTGGACCCCGTGGTCGGCGTCGACGTCACCTACGGCGTCGACGCGGACGTGGCGCGCACGACGCTCACGTACCGCACCGCGGGCTCGACGCCCAGCGCCTACGTGCTCATGCACCACCACACCACCGGCACGCAGCCGGAGCGTGAGGGGTGCGGGCTCGGCACGTACCGCAGCGTCCACGGCACGCTCGAGCTGTGCGCCGGGTCGACGCTCACGTCCTACGCCCCGACCCTGCAGCCCACCGGCGCCCTCGACCTCGAGGGCATCACGCCCGAGCGGAGCGACGCGATCGTCGCGCAGCTCGAGCAGGACGTCGCGGACACCGAGGCGTTCGCGTCCGACACGTACTTCGGCGGCAAGCACCTGTACCGGGCGGCGACCCTCGTCGTCCTGGGGGAGCAGCTCGGCGCCGACGACGTCGTGGCCGACCTGCGCGTGCGCGTCGCCGACTCGCTGCGCGAGTGGGCCGAGCCGGAGGGCTGCGACGCGCGGCCCGCCCGCTGCTTCGTCTACGACGAGGCCGCGCGGTCCGTCATCGGCCGCACTCCGTCGTTCGGCTCGGAGGAGCTCAACGACCACCACTTCCACTACGGCTACCTGCTGTCCGCCGCCGGCCTGCTCGGCGCGGCCGACGCGGACCTCGTCGAGGACCTGCGACCGGTGATGGACGTGCTCGCCGCAGACATCGCCGCGGCGCAGCCGTCCGACGCGCTGCCGCAGCTGCGCACGTTCGACCCGTACGCGGGTCACGCGTGGGCGTCGGGCACGTCGCCGTTCGCCGACGGCAACAACCAGGAGTCCGCGTCGGAGGCCGTCAACGCCTGGAACGGCATCGGGCTGTGGGCGCAGGTGTCCGGCCAGGACGACCTGCTGACGCAGGCGACGTGGCTCGCCTCGACCGAGGCCGCGTCCGCGCGCGACTACTGGACGGACCCGGACCTCGAGGACCCCGTCATGGACGGGTTCGAGCACCGCGTCGTCGCCCTCAACTGGGGCGGCAAGCGCGACTACGCCACCTGGTTCAGCGCGGAGCCGAGCGCCATGCTCGGCATCCTGCTGATCCCCATGGGGCCGATCTCGGACTACCTGGCGGTGGACGTCGACGCCGAGACGATCCTCGCGGCCGTCGAGGAGGCGTCGCCCGGCGGGCCGGACGTGATGTTCGGGGACTACCTGCTGATGTACCGGGCCCTGGCCGGCCCCGAGGAGGCCACGGCCGCCTGGGAGGACGCGCTCGCCCTGCCCGACACGTCGGTCGACGACGGCAGCTCGCGCGCCTACCTGCTGGCGTGGCTCGCGGCGCACGGCGCCTGA
- a CDS encoding LLM class F420-dependent oxidoreductase has protein sequence MDLRIFTEPQQGATYDDVLAVARATEDLGFDAFFRSDHYLAMGVDGLPGPTDAWTTLAGLARETSRIRLGTLVSSATFRHPGVLAIQVAQVDQMSGGRVELGLGAGWFAAEHAAYGIPFPAKRFGLLTEQLEIVTGLWGTPVGELFQHAGEHYTLTDSPALPKPVQRSPLDPSRAGVPVIVGGGGPTRTPNLAARFGAEYNQSFPEIASVPGRIGRIREACVEVGRDPGTLVQSVALVLCVGRDEAELARRARAIGREVPELREHGIAGTPDEAVERLTWLAAQGVQRVYLQTLDLADLEHLQLVAEQVVPHLNTP, from the coding sequence ATGGATCTGCGCATCTTCACCGAGCCCCAGCAGGGTGCCACGTACGACGACGTCCTCGCGGTCGCGCGCGCGACCGAGGACCTCGGCTTCGACGCCTTCTTCCGCTCTGACCACTACCTCGCGATGGGCGTGGACGGGCTGCCCGGCCCGACGGACGCGTGGACGACGCTCGCCGGGCTGGCCCGGGAGACGAGCCGGATCCGGCTGGGCACGCTGGTGTCGTCGGCGACGTTCCGGCACCCCGGCGTGCTGGCGATCCAGGTCGCGCAGGTCGACCAGATGTCCGGTGGGCGGGTCGAGCTGGGGCTGGGCGCGGGGTGGTTCGCGGCGGAGCACGCGGCGTACGGCATCCCGTTCCCGGCCAAGCGCTTCGGCCTGCTGACCGAGCAGCTCGAGATCGTCACGGGCCTGTGGGGCACGCCGGTGGGGGAGCTGTTCCAGCACGCGGGGGAGCACTACACGTTGACGGACTCCCCGGCGCTGCCCAAGCCGGTGCAGCGGTCGCCGCTGGACCCGTCGCGCGCGGGCGTGCCGGTCATCGTGGGCGGCGGTGGCCCGACGCGCACCCCGAACCTGGCCGCGCGGTTCGGGGCCGAGTACAACCAGTCGTTCCCCGAGATCGCGTCGGTGCCGGGCCGGATCGGGCGCATCCGTGAGGCGTGCGTCGAGGTCGGGCGGGACCCGGGCACGCTGGTGCAGTCCGTCGCGCTCGTGCTGTGCGTGGGTCGCGACGAGGCGGAGCTGGCGCGCCGGGCGCGGGCCATCGGGCGCGAGGTGCCGGAGCTGCGGGAGCACGGGATCGCGGGGACGCCGGACGAGGCGGTCGAGCGGCTGACGTGGTTGGCAGCGCAGGGCGTGCAGCGCGTCTACCTCCAGACGCTGGACCTTGCGGACCTCGAGCACCTGCAGCTCGTCGCCGAGCAGGTCGTCCCGCACCTGAACACACCCTGA
- a CDS encoding cellulose synthase catalytic subunit: MATTFDRLILEPRRTDDARSRPHRMRSPENEASQSPSLMLLVLLAAAGVVVYAAFLLNPANRGDWLPYALVITAETILVVHALLAMWTVLSSGWNPRGFAFHHAQERLYDLTEILRDGAEDEPWRWQMYLEDRPVTVDVFITTYGEDLETIRRTVSAALRIQGKHETWVLDDGRSDDVRDLAAELGARYVRRLSSGGAKAGNINHALSLTRGEYVVVLDADFVPLPAFLHETVPFFAGSDVAFVQTPQTYGNYDTVISRGAGYMQAVFYRYVQPGRNRFNAAFCVGTNVIYRRAALDAVGGIYTDSKSEDVWTSLMLHESGWRTVYIPTTLAIGDTPETVEAYTKQQLRWATGGFEIMLTHNPLSRKRNLTMDQRIAYVVTATHYLTGIAPLLLLLVPPLEIYFDLSPMDLTITPLTWALYYAGFYVLQILLAFYTLGSFRWEVLLLASVSFPIYVRALVNALLRREQAWHVTGRKGAYRSPFAFMLPQVLVFQFLLVTTVVALWKTQSSGIVTLALAWNATNTLILGGFIVTAWREGRRARAEQRAQRRAEQSHARAEADLAADAALLELEQVGPRRSAPTDTSTPLTGGTS, from the coding sequence GTGGCCACGACCTTCGACCGACTCATCCTCGAGCCGCGACGGACCGACGACGCCCGATCTCGGCCCCACCGCATGCGGTCGCCCGAGAACGAGGCGTCCCAGAGCCCGTCGCTCATGCTGCTGGTGCTGCTGGCGGCCGCCGGCGTCGTGGTCTACGCGGCGTTCCTGCTCAATCCCGCGAACCGCGGGGACTGGCTGCCGTACGCGCTGGTCATCACGGCCGAGACGATCCTGGTGGTGCACGCGCTGCTGGCGATGTGGACGGTCCTGTCGTCGGGGTGGAACCCCCGCGGCTTCGCGTTCCACCACGCGCAGGAGCGGTTGTACGACCTGACCGAGATCCTGCGCGACGGTGCCGAGGACGAGCCGTGGCGCTGGCAGATGTACCTCGAGGACCGTCCCGTCACCGTCGACGTCTTCATCACGACCTACGGCGAGGACCTCGAGACCATCCGGCGCACCGTGAGTGCGGCGCTGCGGATCCAGGGCAAGCACGAGACGTGGGTGCTCGACGACGGCCGCTCGGACGACGTCCGCGACCTGGCCGCCGAGCTGGGCGCGCGCTACGTGCGCCGCCTGTCCAGCGGCGGCGCCAAGGCCGGCAACATCAACCACGCCCTGTCCCTCACGCGCGGCGAGTACGTCGTCGTCCTCGACGCGGACTTCGTCCCGCTGCCCGCCTTCCTGCACGAGACGGTCCCGTTCTTCGCGGGGTCGGACGTCGCGTTCGTCCAGACCCCGCAGACGTACGGCAACTACGACACGGTCATCAGCCGGGGTGCGGGCTACATGCAGGCCGTCTTCTACCGCTACGTGCAGCCGGGCCGGAACCGGTTCAACGCCGCGTTCTGCGTGGGGACCAACGTCATCTACCGCCGGGCCGCGCTCGACGCCGTCGGAGGCATCTACACCGACTCCAAGTCGGAGGACGTGTGGACGTCGCTGATGCTGCACGAGAGCGGCTGGCGCACGGTCTACATCCCCACGACGCTCGCCATCGGGGACACCCCCGAGACCGTCGAGGCGTACACCAAGCAGCAGCTGCGCTGGGCGACCGGTGGCTTCGAGATCATGCTCACCCACAACCCGCTGTCGCGGAAGCGCAACCTCACGATGGACCAGCGCATCGCCTACGTCGTGACCGCGACGCACTACCTCACGGGCATCGCGCCCCTGCTGCTCCTGCTGGTGCCCCCGCTGGAGATCTACTTCGACCTGTCCCCGATGGACCTGACGATCACCCCGCTGACGTGGGCGCTGTACTACGCGGGCTTCTACGTCCTGCAGATCCTGCTCGCGTTCTACACGCTCGGGTCGTTCCGGTGGGAGGTGCTGCTGCTCGCGTCGGTGTCGTTCCCGATCTACGTCCGCGCCCTGGTCAACGCCCTGCTGCGGCGTGAGCAGGCCTGGCACGTCACCGGCCGCAAGGGCGCCTACCGCTCGCCGTTCGCGTTCATGCTGCCGCAGGTGCTGGTCTTCCAGTTCCTGCTCGTGACGACGGTCGTCGCGCTGTGGAAGACGCAGAGCTCGGGGATCGTCACGCTCGCGCTGGCGTGGAACGCCACCAACACGCTGATCCTCGGCGGTTTCATCGTCACCGCCTGGCGCGAGGGGCGCAGGGCGCGCGCCGAGCAGCGCGCGCAGCGCCGGGCCGAGCAGAGCCACGCCCGTGCCGAGGCCGACCTCGCGGCCGACGCCGCGCTCCTCGAGCTCGAGCAGGTCGGTCCGCGTCGCTCCGCCCCCACCGACACGTCCACCCCGCTGACCGGAGGCACCTCATGA
- a CDS encoding glycosyltransferase 87 family protein, with product MRLRTPLVWLLFVAVHAWLTYLGVSGVSGAFGDVDLYRRWMRLGLELGHWPVLDGPWVYPVGALLPMLLPAVVGATPDAPYALAWSGLVVLLDAVAVAFLLRRPSGRTAATWWLGFLLLLGPVAVGRLDGLVAPLTVVALLVALTHPRTSAALLTAGTWIKVAPAAAGLPLLLAARRPWRDVVLPGLAVSAAVVGTVVALGGGDQVASFVLQQEARGLQLEAVAATPWLVAGLVSSEIRRTFHRQLVTFEIHGPGTQGTADALGVVLLLTVLAAAALLWWCRRRDGARFWSDDVLRGDFVVRGAFLLSLVLIVANKVGSPQYIAWLAPPVAVALALGRPWWRRTAVALLVVAAATQWVFPWWYADVIHGLAFTTLVLAARNVALVALLVVAVAHLVRPPEPAGSTA from the coding sequence GTGCGCCTGCGCACCCCGCTGGTGTGGCTGCTGTTCGTCGCGGTGCACGCCTGGCTGACGTACCTGGGCGTGAGCGGCGTGAGCGGGGCGTTCGGCGACGTCGACCTGTACCGGCGGTGGATGCGGCTGGGTCTGGAGCTGGGGCACTGGCCCGTGCTCGACGGCCCGTGGGTGTACCCGGTGGGGGCGCTGCTGCCGATGCTGCTGCCCGCGGTCGTGGGCGCGACGCCCGACGCCCCGTACGCCCTGGCGTGGTCCGGGCTGGTCGTGCTGCTCGACGCGGTCGCCGTCGCGTTCCTGCTGCGGCGCCCGTCGGGTCGCACGGCCGCCACGTGGTGGCTCGGCTTCCTGCTGCTGCTCGGGCCCGTCGCGGTCGGCCGGCTGGACGGCCTGGTCGCACCGTTGACGGTCGTCGCCCTGCTCGTCGCGCTCACCCATCCGCGCACGTCGGCGGCGCTCCTCACGGCGGGCACGTGGATCAAGGTCGCCCCGGCCGCCGCCGGGCTGCCGCTGCTGCTCGCGGCGCGCCGGCCCTGGCGGGACGTCGTCCTGCCGGGCCTGGCGGTGAGCGCGGCGGTCGTCGGGACGGTCGTCGCGCTGGGCGGCGGGGACCAGGTGGCGTCGTTCGTCCTGCAGCAGGAGGCGCGCGGGCTGCAGCTCGAGGCGGTCGCGGCGACGCCCTGGCTCGTCGCCGGGCTGGTCTCGTCCGAGATCCGGCGGACCTTCCACCGGCAGCTCGTGACGTTCGAGATCCACGGCCCGGGCACGCAGGGGACGGCCGACGCGCTCGGGGTGGTGCTGCTGCTCACGGTGCTGGCCGCCGCGGCGCTGCTGTGGTGGTGCCGGCGGCGCGACGGGGCCCGGTTCTGGTCGGACGACGTGCTGCGCGGGGACTTCGTCGTGCGCGGCGCGTTCCTGCTCTCGCTCGTGCTCATCGTCGCGAACAAGGTGGGCAGCCCGCAGTACATCGCGTGGCTCGCGCCGCCCGTCGCCGTCGCGCTCGCGCTGGGCCGGCCCTGGTGGCGCCGCACGGCCGTCGCGCTGCTGGTGGTCGCCGCCGCCACGCAGTGGGTCTTCCCGTGGTGGTACGCCGACGTCATCCACGGGCTGGCGTTCACGACGCTCGTCCTCGCGGCCCGCAACGTCGCGCTCGTCGCGCTGCTCGTCGTGGCCGTCGCCCACCTGGTGCGACCGCCGGAGCCTGCGGGCAGCACCGCGTAG